The DNA sequence GAAATCTCTGCCCCGTTATCCTCCCCATCCGTGTTGGGGCGGATGATCCGCCCCGAGGAGTCGATGACCGGTGGGTACCGGCTGACCCGGTTCATCCTGCCGAAGCGTGTCCGGTTTGCGGCAACGGCGGGCTGCATCCGGACCCCGGGATTGTCGAGTGCGGCCTGGATATCTGCAATGGAGAGGCAGAAGACCTCATTTGCATGCCCGATCTGGTTCCTGGATGCGAGAATCTCTCCCGCGGCAAGGGCACGCCTGCGCACCCTTGCGGTGACCATGACGAGGTAATATTTATGATCTTCACGGGTGCCCCCGAAGATGTCGAGCAGGGTCTCCATCCGAACGAAGAGACGTTCCTGCAGCCTGCCTTTTTTCCTGCTGTAGTCACGCAGGAGGCGGCACGCCTCCTCACGGCGGCGGCGCTCGTTCTCAAACCGCTCCGCGGGTCCCTGCCCCCTGAGATCTGCCTCTCTGTAGGTTCGTATCTGGGAAAGGGCAAGGAGCGGGTCGTTGGCGTACCCCGGTGATGCAGGATCGATCTCCCGCGGTCCCCGGAACCCGTATTCTTCCATGAAGTCCGTCCATTCCTTCATGAACTCCTCGGGCATCTCTCCCTGACGAATCCGCTCCGCAAGCATGGTGACGTCGTCGTCGATTTCGCCCCCTGCAAGAAGGGAGAGGCGTGACAGGGAGAGCGCCATCCCTGTCGTCCGGTTATTCGGGAGGGCACGGTCAACCCTGTCGGCAAGCGCCCGGATGTCATCGGGTGCTCCGGCAAACATCCTGCGGACCGTCATGCGGGCGCACTCGGAGTTGATCAGGGTTGCACCGGTCTTCTCCTTCACCCACCAGACGATCAGCCGCCCGGCCTTCTCACAGTACTCACTGAACGGGAGATCCTGCAACTCGAGTTCATCGAGTGACGCAAGGAACTCAGCCTCCGATCTCCTGCACTCACGGGATACCGCCTCAGGGGAGAGAAATCCCCGTCCCGCATGGAGAAGGAGGTCGCGGGACTGCCAGAGGGAGGCCGCCGTCATGCCCCGGAGAAGAGCCGGACGGACGGGATTTTTCCATGCTGCGGGGTCGCAGTCCCGTATGATCGCTGCGGAGGAGGTGTCCAGTCCCCCAAACAGAAGGTCGATCATGCGTGGATGCATGATCCACAGGAGATTGGAGATGTTAAGGTACATCCGTCCCTCCGTCACCTGGGCAATGCCGCAGATTGCATCCCGGCCCGCACAGGAGTTGCCGGTGAGCGACTCTACCGTACAACCCAGAATCCCGTCCATCCATGAAGACCCGAGCGGCGAGAGGGCGCCCTGCATCCCGTGTTCGACGAGTGTCAGGTCAAGGTACATCCGTACCGGCTCCCCTCCGCCGCCGGTCCTCAGGGCTTCCGGCAGCGGCACCATGGTGGTGATGGGGCGGGCTTGGAGGATCATCAAATTGCCGTCCTTTCCTGCCCATTCGACATCGACGGCATCACCGAATACCTCTTCCGCCTTCAGGACGAGGTCACGCAGAACGAAGGGGTCGTATCCATCCAGGCAGAACCGTTCGCTGTGGTAACCGTGACATTCCCTCACTCCGCCGCCGGGACGGGCGAAGCAGGCGATCTCCTTCGCCCCGGTCTTCCGGTCGACGATCGTTGACCCCTGCCGGGTGAGCACTAGTTCATCGGGTGATGTCCGGCCGGTAACGATTGTCTCCCCCAGTCCCCATCCGGCATTGATAACGATCTCCTCCCTGCTGTTGGTGACCGGGTTTGCGGAGAACGCGATGCCGGAGATATCGGCGGGAACCAGTTTCTGGACGATGACCGCCATTGCCGGAGGGCCCGGGTCGCGTCGGTGGGCCCTGTGGTAGGAGAGGACCCGGCCCTCAAATGAAGAGGCAAAGACCCTGCGAATCGCATCCTCGAGCCCGTTCGTCGTCACCCCGATCTCGGTCCGGTAGATGCCCGCAAACGATGCCTCCTGCTCGTCCTCCGCGGGTGACGACGATCGTACCGCCCAGATGCCGGGATCGGTGCCAAGGCGCCGGAGTGCAGACGCCAGCACCTCTCCCTGAAGTGGAGAAAACGCAAGGCCTGTGCAGTGATCCTGCAGTGCCTTCACACCGGATTCCGCGATCGGGGTGCCGGATGCCGCCATGGAGCGCCAGACCTCCGTTGCCATCACCGATGCGGACCATGACGCAAAGAACGCGGTGGTGAGAACACACCCCGGGGGGACGGGAAGCCCTGCCCTGCACAGCTCCAGGAGGGAGAATGCCTTTCCACCAACCTCTTCGATGGCGGCCGACCCCTCGTCACCCGGAAACAGAATCGAGCATCTGGACGAATGTACCCGTGGTTTTCCCGTCGGGAAGTCTACGGGGTGATGGGGTTCCTGTTCCTGCGCTCCGGACGAATCCGCCGCAGGCGTGTGCTCCATAGTACAGAAAATCTCTCTGCCTGATGACTTGAATATGCTGGAACAGGACCCGTCCGATGAGCGGGGGAGGGATGTGGGGATGCACGAAACATTAGGGCAATGACATCCGATCCGTATAATATCCAAAAAAATATTCAGATGTATTCGACACTCAGGGGATCTCTCTTCGGCACTCCTTTGCTCCGGAGCTTGGGTAAACCAAATATCAGTGCGTAATTCGGGAGATAGCCTTTTGGAATATGCAGTTCCTCCTGGATCGGGAGGTATTCCTCCGCTGCCAGCTTGAGAGTCCCCAGCCAGCATGACCCGACCCCGTAGGCCTTGGCCACGAGTTCGAACCAGGTGAGGGCGATGGCAGCGTCCGTGACGGCAAATGGGTTGTTGGTGGGTACTGCCGCGAAGATGATATGCGGAGCATTCCGGCAGACGAGGTCGATTCCCTGATCATAGGCCTCTATCATTCCGTTGAAGATGTCGGCATACGGGTGATCAGGCTGTTCGCTCATCACTTTTTGCATCCACTCGATGGCAAGGGCGGATATCCTCCGGACCTTTTCGGTGTCCATGATGACAATGTAGTGGACCTTCTGCCGGTTTGCAGCGGTCGGTGCAAACCGCACGGTCTCCATCACATCGTCAAGGACGCGGGGGTCCACCGGCTTTTTGCGGAATTGCCGGATGGACCGGCGGGACTGCATGAACT is a window from the Methanovulcanius yangii genome containing:
- a CDS encoding nitroreductase family protein; this encodes MSVIAVSRDDCTKCGVCVNVCPAFIISMEKGDYPLVTEDKEKRCMRCGHCEVFCPFDALKVDFKGDYPANFNPRALDIKPDQFGKFMQSRRSIRQFRKKPVDPRVLDDVMETVRFAPTAANRQKVHYIVIMDTEKVRRISALAIEWMQKVMSEQPDHPYADIFNGMIEAYDQGIDLVCRNAPHIIFAAVPTNNPFAVTDAAIALTWFELVAKAYGVGSCWLGTLKLAAEEYLPIQEELHIPKGYLPNYALIFGLPKLRSKGVPKRDPLSVEYI
- a CDS encoding PEP/pyruvate-binding domain-containing protein, which produces MEHTPAADSSGAQEQEPHHPVDFPTGKPRVHSSRCSILFPGDEGSAAIEEVGGKAFSLLELCRAGLPVPPGCVLTTAFFASWSASVMATEVWRSMAASGTPIAESGVKALQDHCTGLAFSPLQGEVLASALRRLGTDPGIWAVRSSSPAEDEQEASFAGIYRTEIGVTTNGLEDAIRRVFASSFEGRVLSYHRAHRRDPGPPAMAVIVQKLVPADISGIAFSANPVTNSREEIVINAGWGLGETIVTGRTSPDELVLTRQGSTIVDRKTGAKEIACFARPGGGVRECHGYHSERFCLDGYDPFVLRDLVLKAEEVFGDAVDVEWAGKDGNLMILQARPITTMVPLPEALRTGGGGEPVRMYLDLTLVEHGMQGALSPLGSSWMDGILGCTVESLTGNSCAGRDAICGIAQVTEGRMYLNISNLLWIMHPRMIDLLFGGLDTSSAAIIRDCDPAAWKNPVRPALLRGMTAASLWQSRDLLLHAGRGFLSPEAVSRECRRSEAEFLASLDELELQDLPFSEYCEKAGRLIVWWVKEKTGATLINSECARMTVRRMFAGAPDDIRALADRVDRALPNNRTTGMALSLSRLSLLAGGEIDDDVTMLAERIRQGEMPEEFMKEWTDFMEEYGFRGPREIDPASPGYANDPLLALSQIRTYREADLRGQGPAERFENERRRREEACRLLRDYSRKKGRLQERLFVRMETLLDIFGGTREDHKYYLVMVTARVRRRALAAGEILASRNQIGHANEVFCLSIADIQAALDNPGVRMQPAVAANRTRFGRMNRVSRYPPVIDSSGRIIRPNTDGEDNGAEISGYGVSDGTARGPVRVLHHPTEKEVFPGDILVISASDPGWTPLFLTAGGVILEVGGLLQHGSIIAREYGIPCIVGVTRATERFEDGQWVEMDGGNGIIHRISPEDIPCTE